The following are encoded in a window of Prevotella melaninogenica genomic DNA:
- a CDS encoding family 20 glycosylhydrolase gives MATMSVTSWANLLENSLQFIDKKNVLNSFLSWRRYAGKGISILFACLLLGQSANAQNFRTLRDVKVNETVLDLSQSDCKVIPRNAMHSCHRLTSLILPPKLDSIGTQAFFACDGISGKLYFPATTRVVDASAFNGCRQLTELSFDGSTRIGAFAFANCRGLREVRLSAVVPPVCADNAFDGIDLSRVKLVVPTQAKKAYRNAPGWRNFFSRHEMENVCDPENLLVPCPLKLEVYKNNLPLKWKDVVGVQAPLELSNEKMQAERILGERTVYKKGRKTGPMVHLALDKSLTNDQAYTLQVNDKGVTIKGRTATGVFYGLMTLEQLCIGNGVSSRSVKIPALNITDEPRTAIRELMVDPVRHFIPFEDLKGFIVEMARYKFNALHLHLVDDQAWRIEIKKYPELIEKGSDRVGMDDMPEHISGYYTQDQMRELVRFAAQYHVMVIPEIELPGHEVAAIHCFPQLSCAKKPVPIRLTCGVSNELLCPAEPFVYEFLDNVLTELADVFPAPYVHLGGDEAGQPPLGAWSDCAACTALKKKEGYTENWQLQQYLFDRVINKLHSLGKTPMYWYEQEFKTIQPGCVVYAWRHGLTKTAIDAAVRNKAKIMLCPGEHCYLDYPQQKGDMPEKNWGMPVTTLEQTYRLDPAWGQDSVFVRDNLLGVSGTLWSECINSTERIYYQAFPRAAALAEAGWSVPERRSYKEFLTRVRPLTDDMQRRGVAVNVR, from the coding sequence ATGGCTACAATGAGCGTAACCTCTTGGGCAAATCTATTGGAGAATTCTCTGCAGTTTATTGATAAAAAAAATGTGCTAAATAGTTTCCTATCTTGGAGAAGATATGCGGGAAAAGGCATATCAATACTTTTTGCTTGTCTTTTGTTGGGTCAGTCAGCTAATGCGCAGAACTTCAGAACTCTGCGTGATGTAAAGGTGAATGAGACCGTACTCGATCTTTCACAGTCTGACTGTAAAGTGATTCCTCGCAATGCGATGCACTCTTGTCACCGTCTTACATCACTTATACTTCCTCCAAAACTTGATTCTATCGGTACGCAAGCGTTCTTTGCTTGTGATGGAATCAGTGGAAAACTATATTTCCCAGCAACTACACGTGTGGTAGATGCGTCAGCTTTTAATGGTTGTCGTCAGTTGACAGAACTGTCTTTCGACGGCTCTACACGCATAGGTGCTTTCGCATTTGCTAATTGTCGTGGACTTCGTGAAGTTCGTCTCTCGGCAGTTGTTCCTCCTGTTTGTGCTGACAATGCTTTTGATGGTATAGATCTTAGTCGTGTGAAACTTGTCGTTCCTACTCAAGCAAAGAAAGCATATCGTAACGCACCGGGCTGGCGAAACTTCTTCTCACGTCATGAAATGGAGAATGTATGCGACCCAGAGAATCTCCTCGTACCTTGTCCTCTCAAGTTAGAAGTCTATAAGAATAATCTTCCTCTCAAATGGAAAGATGTTGTAGGGGTACAGGCTCCACTGGAATTGAGTAATGAAAAGATGCAAGCTGAGCGCATTCTCGGTGAGCGAACAGTCTATAAGAAAGGACGAAAGACTGGTCCGATGGTGCATCTGGCACTTGACAAGTCGCTTACCAATGATCAGGCTTACACCTTGCAGGTGAATGATAAGGGAGTAACTATCAAAGGACGCACAGCAACTGGGGTGTTCTATGGACTGATGACACTCGAACAACTCTGTATTGGTAATGGTGTTTCCTCACGTTCAGTGAAGATTCCTGCCCTCAATATTACAGATGAACCACGTACGGCAATCCGTGAATTGATGGTTGACCCAGTGCGTCATTTTATTCCGTTTGAGGATTTGAAGGGCTTTATTGTTGAGATGGCACGCTATAAGTTTAATGCACTCCACCTTCATTTGGTAGATGATCAGGCATGGCGTATAGAGATAAAGAAATACCCAGAACTCATAGAGAAGGGTTCTGATCGTGTCGGAATGGATGACATGCCAGAGCATATCAGCGGTTATTATACACAAGACCAGATGCGAGAATTGGTTCGTTTCGCAGCTCAGTATCATGTGATGGTGATTCCAGAGATTGAGCTCCCAGGCCATGAGGTAGCTGCTATTCACTGCTTTCCACAGCTCTCTTGTGCTAAGAAGCCTGTACCTATTCGCTTGACTTGTGGTGTGAGTAATGAGTTACTTTGTCCTGCAGAGCCATTTGTCTATGAGTTTCTCGATAATGTCTTGACAGAGTTAGCCGATGTATTCCCTGCTCCATATGTTCATTTGGGTGGTGATGAGGCTGGGCAACCACCATTGGGTGCATGGTCAGATTGCGCAGCTTGTACGGCATTGAAGAAGAAAGAAGGCTACACAGAGAACTGGCAGTTGCAGCAATATCTCTTCGACCGCGTGATTAATAAACTTCATTCATTAGGAAAGACACCAATGTACTGGTATGAACAGGAGTTTAAGACGATTCAGCCGGGTTGTGTGGTCTATGCATGGCGACATGGTTTGACGAAGACGGCTATTGATGCTGCCGTACGCAATAAGGCGAAGATAATGCTCTGTCCAGGTGAACACTGCTACCTTGACTATCCACAGCAGAAGGGGGATATGCCAGAGAAAAACTGGGGAATGCCGGTAACAACGCTTGAACAAACCTATCGTCTTGACCCTGCATGGGGGCAGGATAGTGTGTTTGTACGTGATAATTTGCTTGGTGTGAGTGGAACGCTTTGGAGTGAATGTATCAACTCTACAGAACGAATTTATTATCAAGCATTCCCACGTGCAGCCGCTTTGGCTGAGGCAGGATGGAGTGTACCAGAACGTAGAAGTTATAAGGAGTTCCTCACACGAGTTCGTCCGTTGACAGATGATATGCAACGTCGTGGTGTTGCGGTCAACGTAAGATAG